From the genome of Miscanthus floridulus cultivar M001 chromosome 10, ASM1932011v1, whole genome shotgun sequence, one region includes:
- the LOC136488405 gene encoding uncharacterized protein, with product MPRRLKTTWAKLNPSSSRRPPTPPPTPSSESDLEVNLKDDPDRELASEEEPEPLSVEEDRHHHAITQKETDKCILKRVVEISKEEERRREEEEKRRHEEEERRRQEETEQRLTMDAERRRRRAECKKREEDRQ from the coding sequence ATGCCTCgccgcttgaagacaacatgggcgaaGCTGAACCCATCATCCTCACGTCGCCCCCCGACGCCTCCACCGACGCCGTCGTCCGAATCGGACCTCGAGGTGAACCTCAAGGATGATCCGGATCGTGAGCTTGCATCGGAGGAGGAACCGGAACCTCTTTCGGTGGAGGAGGACCGGCACCATCACGCCATCACACAGAAGGAGACCGACAAATGCATCCTGAAGCGCGTCgtcgagatctccaaggaggaggagcgccgccgcgaggaggaggagaagcgccgccacgaggaggaggagcgccgccgccaggAGGAGACCGAGCAGCGTCTCACGATGGATGCGGAACGGCGCCGGCGTAGGGCTGAGTGCAAGAAGCGCGAAGAGGACCGGCAGTAG
- the LOC136490017 gene encoding 1-aminocyclopropane-1-carboxylate oxidase-like, translating into MAIPVIDFSKLDGPERAETMAAIASGFEHVGFFQLVNTGIPDELLERVKKVCSDCYKLRDEAFRDSNPAVKALAELVEKESEGVPVRKIEDMDWEDIFTLQDDLLWPSNPPAFKETMMEYRKELKKLAEKMLGVMEELLGLEEGHIRKVFTNDGEFEAFYGTKVSHYPPCPRPDLVDGLRAHTDAGGLILLFQDDRFGGLQAQLPDGSWVDVQPLKNAIVINTGDQIEVLSNGRYKSAWHRILATRDGNRRSIASFYNPAQLATIAPAIPAAASDDDYPSFVFGDYMEVYVKQKFQPKAPRFAAMATTTK; encoded by the exons ATGGCGATCCCGGTGATTGACTTCTCTAAGCTGGACGGCCCTGAGAGGGCCGAGACCATGGCGGCCATTGCGTCCGGGTTCGAGCACGTCGGGTTCTTCCAGCTGGTGAACACCGGCATCCCCGACGAGCTGCTGGAGCGGGTGAAGAAGGTGTGCAGCGACTGCTACAAGCTGCGGGACGAGGCGTTCAGGGACTCCAACCCCGCGGTGAAGGCGCTCGCCGAGCTCGTGGAGAAGGAAAGCGAGGGCGTCCCTGTGAGAAAGATCGAGGACATGGACTGGGAGGACATCTTCACCCTCCAGGACGACCTGCTATGGCCTTCCAACCCTCCCGCCTTCAA GGAGACGATGATGGAGTACCGCAAGGAGCTGAAGAAGCTGGCAGAGAAGATGCTGGGGGTGATGGAGGAGCTGCTGGGGCTGGAGGAGGGCCACATCAGGAAGGTCTTCACCAACGACGGCGAGTTCGAGGCGTTCTACGGCACCAAGGTCAGCCACTACCCGCCGTGCCCGCGGCCGGACCTCGTGGACGGCCTGCGCGCACACACCGACGCCGGCGGCCTCATCCTGCTGTTCCAGGACGACCGCTTCGGCGGCCTGCAGGCGCAGCTTCCCGACGGCAGCTGGGTCGACGTCCAGCCCCTCAAGAACGCCATCGTCATCAACACCGGCGACCAGATCGAG GTGCTGAGCAATGGCCGGTACAAGAGCGCGTGGCACCGCATCCTGGCCACCCGCGACGGCAACCgccgctccatcgcctccttctaCAACCCGGCGCAACTGGCCACCATCGCTCCAGCGATCCCGGCGGCCGCCAGCGACGACGACTACCCGAGCTTCGTGTTCGGCGACTACATGGAGGTGTACGTCAAGCAGAAGTTCCAGCCCAAGGCGCCCAGGTTCGCAGCCATGGCGACGACGACCAAGTGA